A genomic stretch from bacterium BMS3Abin14 includes:
- the lptB_1 gene encoding lipopolysaccharide export system ATP-binding protein LptB — translation MRLVAESLIKRYGKRTAVDGVSITLSPGEVVGLLGPNGAGKTTTFYMIAGMVRPDGGQVLLNGTDMTRWPVHRRARAGLGYLPQEPSIFRGMTVQDNLLSVMEAVGIPAGSRNALLEELTEAMGVAHLGKSLGGKLSGGERRRVEIARALVSDPAYLLLDEPFAGIDPITVLELQKLIRMLRDRNLGILITDHNVRECLGITDRAYILAAGKILEEGSPEMITSSEKARKVYFGEGFSL, via the coding sequence GTGAGGCTTGTCGCCGAATCCCTCATTAAGCGTTATGGGAAAAGGACGGCGGTGGACGGTGTGTCCATCACCCTGTCACCCGGCGAGGTCGTGGGGCTGCTCGGGCCCAATGGGGCCGGCAAGACAACAACGTTTTACATGATCGCGGGGATGGTTAGGCCCGATGGCGGACAGGTTCTCCTTAACGGCACGGATATGACCAGGTGGCCTGTGCATCGCCGGGCCCGGGCAGGTCTCGGGTATCTCCCCCAGGAACCATCCATATTCAGGGGGATGACCGTGCAGGACAACCTTCTGTCCGTTATGGAAGCGGTGGGCATACCGGCAGGATCCAGGAACGCTCTGCTGGAGGAGCTCACCGAGGCAATGGGCGTCGCCCATCTTGGCAAAAGCCTCGGTGGAAAACTTTCGGGCGGTGAGAGACGGAGGGTGGAGATCGCCAGGGCCCTCGTGTCGGACCCAGCATATCTTCTGCTGGACGAGCCTTTCGCCGGGATCGATCCTATCACCGTCCTGGAGTTGCAGAAACTCATCCGGATGTTGAGAGACCGGAATCTCGGAATCCTGATTACGGACCACAACGTAAGGGAATGTCTTGGAATTACCGACAGGGCCTATATTCTGGCGGCCGGCAAGATCCTGGAAGAGGGATCCCCGGAGATGATCACCTCCAGTGAAAAGGCCCGGAAAGTTTACTTTGGAGAGGGTTTCAGCCTGTGA
- a CDS encoding lipopolysaccharide-assembly, LptC-related — MFFLFSRHYGSLTGMGIRDKSPRASTRIILLIGGVAMAIISMAPPSSMASNIQLKGFTIVEKTGPATWRIRASEAVVRDEALVALKMIRARVLEGGAEKVWAQGDRGIYNTDIRTLDLEGNARAGTASGYRFSAPALRWDGKSSKITSRGGVELRTSWLRVRGRTLSYNVSSGIASVTGDVRAIWILDRGGP; from the coding sequence ATGTTCTTTCTTTTCTCCCGACATTATGGTAGCCTGACCGGTATGGGCATCCGTGATAAATCACCCCGTGCCTCAACACGGATAATTCTGCTGATCGGTGGCGTTGCCATGGCCATTATTTCTATGGCGCCACCCTCAAGCATGGCCTCGAATATTCAGTTAAAGGGGTTTACAATTGTTGAAAAGACCGGACCTGCGACATGGCGGATTCGTGCCTCCGAGGCTGTCGTCCGGGATGAAGCGCTGGTCGCCCTCAAGATGATCAGGGCACGGGTGCTGGAAGGCGGGGCGGAAAAGGTCTGGGCCCAAGGTGACAGGGGCATATATAATACGGATATCAGGACCCTTGATCTTGAGGGGAATGCGAGAGCCGGGACCGCTTCCGGCTACCGTTTTTCGGCTCCAGCGCTTCGGTGGGATGGAAAGAGTTCGAAGATCACCTCCCGGGGCGGGGTAGAGTTGAGAACTTCCTGGCTTCGTGTGCGGGGCCGGACTCTCAGTTATAATGTTTCTTCCGGCATAGCCTCTGTAACCGGGGACGTCAGGGCCATATGGATTCTGGACAGGGGGGGTCCATGA
- the lptD_2 gene encoding LPS-assembly protein LptD, protein MRGLFAKALTILMLPILLLPIAGFAAGQELKIQSDSLQIDETRGEVRFEGSVIVRFQAAELTCNSLLLVTANSSRIKRGTAQGDVVLKNMGDRVEAQKAAFELTGGQVILTGSPRLLRGGDSINATRITYDVNTGVAVFDGPVNAVIISSPGSSQ, encoded by the coding sequence ATGAGAGGCTTGTTCGCAAAAGCACTGACTATCCTGATGCTTCCGATTCTGTTGCTGCCCATAGCTGGTTTCGCGGCCGGTCAGGAACTGAAGATCCAGTCTGATTCACTTCAGATCGACGAGACCAGAGGCGAGGTCAGGTTCGAAGGCTCCGTGATCGTAAGATTTCAGGCCGCCGAGCTGACATGCAACTCCCTGCTGCTGGTCACCGCAAATTCCTCCCGGATCAAGAGGGGGACCGCGCAGGGAGATGTTGTTTTGAAAAATATGGGTGACAGGGTCGAGGCCCAAAAGGCAGCGTTCGAACTGACAGGCGGGCAGGTCATCCTGACTGGCTCGCCGCGGCTTTTAAGGGGGGGTGACAGCATTAATGCCACCAGAATAACCTACGACGTGAACACCGGTGTGGCGGTGTTTGACGGTCCCGTGAATGCCGTGATAATCTCGTCGCCGGGGAGCAGCCAGTGA